AAGCGACGGCCGTCCGCTCCGGCCAGGAAGCCGCCCTTCTCGATCGTCGTCCAGGACAGCAGGCTGCCGTGCGGATGGGCGACCGCGGCATAACCCTGATAGGCCGCCATATTGGCGAGATCGGCGCCCAGCGCCTCGCCCCACAGCACGGCCTCGCCGGTCGACCCGAGCGCGCCGAAATATTGCGCGCCGGCAATTTCCGGGCAGAACCGGCGAACCAGATCGGCATTGCCGGCAAATCCGTTGAGCGACAGGATCGTCTTGCGCGCCCGGATCGCCGTCTCGGCACCGCCGGTATCGATCACCGCGCCCCTGACGGCGCCGTCCTCGACGATCAGCGCGCGGGCGGAATTGCCGACGGCGATGGGGATCTCGCGCGCTTCCACCGCCGCGACGAGGTCGTCCACGAGGTCCTGGCCGCGCCGCGACACCGGCGCGTGCAGGCGCGGCACGGAATGGCCGATATGCTTGTAGGCGGTGACCAGCCTGATCCGGGCGCCGACCGCGTCGACCAGCCATTCGACCGTCTCGGCCGAAATCTCGGCGAGACGCTGCACCAGGGCGAGATCGTCGGTCTCCTTGGCGATGCCCATGAGATCGCGGACATAGGTGGCGGGATCGTCGACGATGCCCGCCTCGCGCTGGAAGCGGCTGCCGGCGGCCGGCACGGAACCGGTGGACAGCGAGGAATTGCCGCCGGGGCGGTCGAGCTTTTCGATCACCGCCGCGGACATGCCGGCATCGTGCGCCGCGACCGCCGCCGCGAGGCCGCAGGCGCCCGCCCCGACGATCAAGATATCGACATCCTCGTCCATCATGTGTCTCCTCGCAGCATCATCGCGGCCATCTCGCGCCAGCGGCCCGCCGACGCCTCAGCCTCGCCGGCCACCAGCCGCGCGAGCGTCGGCGCCATATGGGGCAGGCCCTCGCGGGTGTTCTCGGCGAGCTTGTCCAGGATGACCGCTTCGTCGAACGGCTGGTCGGCGCCGCCGCGCGCGCTGGCGCATTCGGCCGTCCAGGCCTCGCCGTCGGCGAAGCGCCAGGTGACGCGCGCCGGCCGGTCGTGCGGCGGCTCGCCGATGGCCGGATGCGGCGCCAGGCGCACCTGCCGCCGCAGCCGGGCGATCGCGGGGTCGGCCAGGGTCGCGTCCGCAAAGGCGGTCTGGCCGCCGGTGACGCCGAGCGCGACGGAAGCCACCGCGTGCGGCATGGAGAACTTGGCCGCCAGCGTGGTCCGCGGTTCGACCGTCGTCAGGTTGAGGCCGCGCGGATGCGTCTCGACCAGGATCTCGGCCAGGTCCTCGGCGCGCCGGCCCGCCGCGGCGAGCCGTCCCCTCAGCGCGAGCGTCGCCTCGATGGCCGAGTGGGCGTACTGGCAGCAGGCGAAGATCTTGTGATAGCCGGCGGCGACGGCCCAGCGCTCGCCGAGCCGTTCGGTCAGGGCCTCGGGCCGGCAGCCCGTGCCGAACACCGAGACGAAGACGTCGTGCGGCGTCTCGGCGAGGCGGGCTATGCCGATCTCGGCCCAGTCCGCGGCGCGCATGCCGATCCAGGCGCCGGCCGACGTCCAGCCGTTGCGCACCAGCGCGCCCTCCGTGGCATGGCCGAACGGCCCGGCGAAGGTCATGCTCGCGGCGGCGGAGACCGTGTCGACCAGGGTCCCGGCATCGACACCGCGCATCAGGGCGGTTCCGGCGGCGGCCCCGACCGTGGCGAAGGCGGCATGGGGATGGACCGTCATGGTCGGGAACGGAAAGGCCTGCGCCAGACGCGCCGTCATCTCGTAGGCCGCGGCGAGCGCGCCCAGCACGGCGGAGACCGAAGCGTCCCGCACCTCGGCCTCGGCGAGCAGCGCAGGCAGCGCATAGGCTCCGGCATGGCAGGGGGCGTCGCGGAAGCCTTCGTCCAGCTCGCACCAGGCGGCCGCCATGCCGTTGGCACAGGCCGCCGCATAGCGGTCGAGCCGTGGTGCGCCGGGCGCGAAGACCGTCGCCTCGGCACCGCAGGAGGACCGCGCATAGATCTCCCGCGCCGCGGCGACCTGCGTCTCGCCGGCGGCCGCGACCATGGCTCCGAGGTCGTCCGCCAGGATCAGGGCGGCCCGGCGCCGGACCAGCTCGGGCAGGGGCCGCCGGGCAGCCGCAGCGGCCCAGGCGGCGAGCGCCCGGAAGGCTTCGGCCGAGGATCGGCGCTCGTGAGCGAGGTCGCGTGCCATCAGAACCATTCCCACAGGTCGGGCTTGGCCGAGAGTTCGCCCGCCTCGCCCTGGAACACCGCCTTGCCCGATTTCAGGATCAGCGCCTGGTCGACCAGTTTCAGGGTGGCCGGTACGTTCTGCTCGACGACGATCAGGCCGGTGCCGAAGGACTCGTTGACCTTGCGCATCTGGGCCATGACATTGCGCACGATGACCGGGGCGAGCCCGGTCGAAGGCTCGTCGAGCAGCAGCCATTTCGGCTGCGTCATCAGCGCCATGCCCAGCGCCAGCATCTGCTGCTCGCCGCCCGACATGGAGCCGGCGCGCTGGGCGCGGCGTTCCTCGAGCACCGGAAAGACCTTGAGCACTTCCTTGATGAAGCTCTGATCGAACAGCAGGCCGGAGACGCGCAGGTTGCGCTCGACCGACAGGTTGGGGAACACGTTGTGCCCCTGCGGCACGAAGGCGAGGCCGCGGCGGACGGTCTCCGGCACCCTGCCCGGCGGAATCGGCTCGCCGTTGAACCGCACCGAGCCGGCCGAGGCCGCGTGGGCGCCGACGATGCAGCGCAGCAGGGTGGTCTTGCCGGCGCCGTTGTGTCCGAAGACGCCCAGCCTGGCGCCGGGCTCCAGCGCGACGGAGATGTCGCGCAGCGCGGTCAGCGTGCCGTAACCGGCGGTGACATGGTCGATTTCCAGCATCGCGTCACGTTCCGAAATAGAGTTCGGTGAGGCGCGGGTCGGCGATCAGCTGCTCGACGGGGCCGCGCGCCAGGATCTTGCCGGCGAACATGAACACGCCCTCGTCGCAGAGGTCGCGGATGAAGGCCACGTTGTGTTCGACCACGCAGACGGCGGTGCCGCTCTCGGCGAGTTCCCGCACCACTTTCTGGATGGTCTGGTAGGCCTGGCCTTCGACGCCCGCCATCGGCTCGTCGAGCAGCAGGCAGCGCGCGTCGTTCATCAGGGCCCGCGCCACTCCGACGAGCTTCTGCTGGCCGAAGGTCAGGTCGGCCGCCGGCGTCAGGGCGACGCTGGAAAGCCCCGCACGCTCCAGCACCTCCAGTGCCTTGGCCCGATCGGCGGCCTCGGCGCGGCGGACCGCGCCGGGGGTGAAGACCAGCCGCATCAGGCTCTCGCCGGCATAGGCACGGGGCGCCACCATCAGATTGTCCAGCACCGTCAGCGACGGGAACAGCCTGAGGTTCTGCCAGGTCCGGCTCAGGCCGAGGCGCGCCCGCTGATAGGTCTTGCAGCGATCGAGCGGCCGGCCATCCAGGCGGATGGACCCTGCATCCGGCCGGAACACGCCGGATATCAGGTTGAACAGCGAGGTCTTGCCCGCGCCGTTCGGCCCGATCAGTCCGACGACCCGGCCGGCGCGCAGCGTCAGATCGATGTCGTCGGCGACGACGATGCCGTCGAAGCTCTTGTTGAGCCCCTTGATCTCAAGAACCGGCGACATGCTTGGTTTCCTTGCGCGCGGCGTTCCAGACCTCCCCGGCGGCGATCAGCCCTTGCGGCCGGACGAACATGAAGACCAGGACCAGGCCGGTGAACAGCAGCCCCTGCATCGGGCCAAGCAGGCTCGGCGGCAGGTCCATGAAGGTGATCGCCTGCGGCAGCGCCTGCAGCAGCACCGCGCCGACCACCGGGCCCCAGGTGGTGCGGATGCCGCCGACCACCACCATGGTGAGGATCGCCGAGGACTGCAGGATCTCGAACTGTTCGGGAGCGAGATAGCGGAAATAGTGGGCGTAGAGCGCGCCGGCAAAACCTGCCAGGCCCGAGCCGAGCGCGAAGGTGGCGACCTTGAGGGCGACCGCGTTGCGGCCGAGCGCGGCGAAGGCAAGCTCGTCGTCGCGCATGGCGCTCATCGCCCGGCCGTAGGGGCCATGGGCGATCGAACGCACCAGCAGGACTGCCAGGGCCGCGACGGCGACCACCAGGCCGACATAGACGATGCGCCCCTCCGGCGAAGCCATGGCGGCGGGGATGTTGGTCAGGCCTCCGGCGCCGCCGGTCCAGGAGACGTTCTTCAGGATCTCGATCAGGCCGAGCTGGAAGCCGATGCTGGCGATCAGCAGATAGTCGCCCGAGACCCGCAGCGAGGGCAGCGCCACCAGGATGGAAGCGGCCACCGCGACCAGGGCGCCGGCCAGCATGGCGGCATAGATCGGCCAGCCGAAGTCGCGGGCGAGGATCGCCGAGGCATAGGCGCCGATGGCGTAGAAGATCGGGTGGGCGATGGAGATCAGGCCGCCATAGCCGATGATGAGATTGAAGCTCGCCGCCAGGATCACGTAGAGGCCGACGAGGATGACGATCGTGAACAGATATTCCACGGTCAGGCCTCCTTGGTGCCGGCCGGCGCGAGATCCGGGGCCGCCGCCTTGCGGACCAGCCGCCGGCGCGCCGGCAGTCTGATGCCGTTCGGCAGGAAAACGATGGCGAAGAACAGGAAGACGTAGAGCAGGAAGCCCTGCCATTCCGACGGGATGAACAGCACGCTGGCATTCTGGATGATGCCGAGCACCATCGCGGCGATCGCCGCTCCCCAGAGATTGCCGATGCCGCCGATGATCGTCGCGGCGATGGCGAACAGCATCAGGTCGATCGCGGTGGTCGGCTGCACCTGGGCGCGCGTCCCGTACAGGAACATGCCGATCGCCACGAGCACCGCGGCCACCATCATGGTGGCGAGATAGATCCGCTCCTTGGCGATGCCGTAGAGCTCGGCGAGATCCGGATTGTCGGCGACCGCGACCATGAACTGCCCGGTGCGGGCAAAGCGCAGGAAGCCGAACAGCACCGCCACCGCCGCCGCGAGCACGGCCACGGCCGGCACGTCCCAGGCACTGACCGCGACATTGCCGACCAGGGTCACCGGCCAGAACAGCGAGGCGAAGATGGTCGACGGCCAGGTGCCGAACACCAGCATGGCGAGATAGGCGACCAGCTCGGAGACGATCAGCGTGAAGATGAAGATGAACATCTGTGCCGCGCGCCGCCGACGCAGCATGCGGAAGCCGAGCACCTCGATGGCGAGCGCCATGGCGAGGCTGGCGGCCAGCGCCGCGACAAAGCCGAGCCAGCCCGGGGCGCCGCCCAGCGCCACCGCCGAATAGGCGGCGTAGAAGCTCGCGATCATCATCGCGGCCTGAGCGAAATTGAAGACGCGATTGACCTTGAGGACCAGGGCGAACGCCAGCGCGAACAGCACGAAATAGCTCGACGTGGCGATCGACGTCCAAAGGATCTGCGCGATGATGTCGAAGGACAGCATGACAGGCTCCGCGGAGGCCGGCCGCGCGACGCCGCCGGCCTCGTCAGATGATCAGTTGACGATGGCGAGCTGGCTCCAGGCCCCGCCCTTCACTTCCATCAGGAAGACCGGCTTGCTGACCGTGTGGTTCTCGTTCATCACGAGGCGGCCCGTCAGCGGCAGGTCGAAGGTCCTGAGCCCGACCATCTCCTGCCGGAAGCTCTCGCCGGTGATCGCCACCTTCTTGTCGTCGAGCGACTTGAACACCTGGGCGACGATGTAGGGCGCGTCGTAGAGATACTGGGTGTAGGGCAGGCCGTTCGGCTCGCGACCGACCTCCTTGCGCCAGCGCTCGACATAGTCCTTCACCGCGGGAACCTCGATGCCCGGGGCCAGCGAGGTGGCGATGACGCCTTCCGAAGCCCTGCCGAGCTGTTCGATCAGCTTGGGGTTGTAGACGGCGGAATAGGAGGAGACCGGCATGGTGAGGCCGAGCTGGCGCATCTGGGCGATCACCTGCGGCGTGTCCGCGACCAGCCCCTGGATGTGCACGATGTCGGGATTGGCGACGCGCACCTTGAGCAGCGAACCGGTCCAGTCGGACGCCTTCGGATCATAGGCCTCGTAGGCGACGACCTGTCCGCCGGACCTGGTGAAGACGTCCCGGTAGATCTGGGCGGCGACGACGCCGGTCTCGTTGTTGATGTAGAGGACCGCCGCGCGCTTCTTGCCGAGGCGCGTGGCGGAATAATTGGCGAGGGCCGTGATGTCGACGTCGGCGAGGGGAAAGGTCGTGTAGGTATAGTCGCCGAGCCTGGCGATGTCGGCCGAGTTGGCGCCGACCGAGAGCTGGACCACCTTGCTGTCGTTGGCGATCGGTGCGACCGCCTTGACGACGGCCGACCAGGCGCTGACGAAGACCGGCACCTTTTCGACCGAGACGAGGCGGTTGACCGACTGGATGCCGACCTGCGGGTCGGCCCGCGTGTCGAGCAGGATCATCTCGAGCTTGCGGCCGTTGACGCCGCCGGCCGCGTTGATCGCGGCGACGGCCCATTCGGCGGCCTTCACCTGATCCTGGCCGTAGAGCGCCTGGCCGCCCGACAGGGGCATGGCGAGACCGAAACGCAGCGGCTCCTGGCCCTGCGCCCCGGCGCGGCCGAGCCCCAGCGCCGTCGCGCCTCCCAGTCCCGCCAGGCCGGCCAGCAGCCGGCGCCGCGACATCGCGTCCATCCAGGTCCCCATCTCGATCTCCTCTGGTCTCGTTGTCTCTTGCTTGGTCGACGCTCCCGCCGCCCGCGAGGCGCGGCAGGTCAGCGCCGCGGGCCGGGCTGGTCGATCGCGCGCAGCGCCGCGACGGCGTCGACGGTCGGCATCACGTCGGCGTATTTCGACGCCATGTCGAACAGGTTCAC
This portion of the bacterium YEK0313 genome encodes:
- the braC_13 gene encoding Leucine-, isoleucine-, valine-, threonine-, and alanine-binding protein precursor gives rise to the protein MGTWMDAMSRRRLLAGLAGLGGATALGLGRAGAQGQEPLRFGLAMPLSGGQALYGQDQVKAAEWAVAAINAAGGVNGRKLEMILLDTRADPQVGIQSVNRLVSVEKVPVFVSAWSAVVKAVAPIANDSKVVQLSVGANSADIARLGDYTYTTFPLADVDITALANYSATRLGKKRAAVLYINNETGVVAAQIYRDVFTRSGGQVVAYEAYDPKASDWTGSLLKVRVANPDIVHIQGLVADTPQVIAQMRQLGLTMPVSSYSAVYNPKLIEQLGRASEGVIATSLAPGIEVPAVKDYVERWRKEVGREPNGLPYTQYLYDAPYIVAQVFKSLDDKKVAITGESFRQEMVGLRTFDLPLTGRLVMNENHTVSKPVFLMEVKGGAWSQLAIVN
- the ifcA_2 gene encoding Fumarate reductase flavoprotein subunit precursor, whose amino-acid sequence is MDEDVDILIVGAGACGLAAAVAAHDAGMSAAVIEKLDRPGGNSSLSTGSVPAAGSRFQREAGIVDDPATYVRDLMGIAKETDDLALVQRLAEISAETVEWLVDAVGARIRLVTAYKHIGHSVPRLHAPVSRRGQDLVDDLVAAVEAREIPIAVGNSARALIVEDGAVRGAVIDTGGAETAIRARKTILSLNGFAGNADLVRRFCPEIAGAQYFGALGSTGEAVLWGEALGADLANMAAYQGYAAVAHPHGSLLSWTTIEKGGFLAGADGRRFGDESLGYSGYARVVLEHGEFAYAVFDQKIFDIAAEEEEFAELARFGGLKKADSAEVLAETHGLDAAALAEELARYNLAAEGRAPDRHGRTDFGLGPLVAPFYICRVVPGLFHTQGGLRVDGDGRVLRKDGTAIANLFAGGGAAAGISGRSGALGYASGNGLLSAIALGRLAALAAAGEIEGSAR
- the livF_36 gene encoding High-affinity branched-chain amino acid transport ATP-binding protein LivF, which gives rise to MLEIDHVTAGYGTLTALRDISVALEPGARLGVFGHNGAGKTTLLRCIVGAHAASAGSVRFNGEPIPPGRVPETVRRGLAFVPQGHNVFPNLSVERNLRVSGLLFDQSFIKEVLKVFPVLEERRAQRAGSMSGGEQQMLALGMALMTQPKWLLLDEPSTGLAPVIVRNVMAQMRKVNESFGTGLIVVEQNVPATLKLVDQALILKSGKAVFQGEAGELSAKPDLWEWF
- the lptB_27 gene encoding Lipopolysaccharide export system ATP-binding protein LptB, which encodes MSPVLEIKGLNKSFDGIVVADDIDLTLRAGRVVGLIGPNGAGKTSLFNLISGVFRPDAGSIRLDGRPLDRCKTYQRARLGLSRTWQNLRLFPSLTVLDNLMVAPRAYAGESLMRLVFTPGAVRRAEAADRAKALEVLERAGLSSVALTPAADLTFGQQKLVGVARALMNDARCLLLDEPMAGVEGQAYQTIQKVVRELAESGTAVCVVEHNVAFIRDLCDEGVFMFAGKILARGPVEQLIADPRLTELYFGT
- a CDS encoding leucine/isoleucine/valine transporter permease subunit, which encodes MEYLFTIVILVGLYVILAASFNLIIGYGGLISIAHPIFYAIGAYASAILARDFGWPIYAAMLAGALVAVAASILVALPSLRVSGDYLLIASIGFQLGLIEILKNVSWTGGAGGLTNIPAAMASPEGRIVYVGLVVAVAALAVLLVRSIAHGPYGRAMSAMRDDELAFAALGRNAVALKVATFALGSGLAGFAGALYAHYFRYLAPEQFEILQSSAILTMVVVGGIRTTWGPVVGAVLLQALPQAITFMDLPPSLLGPMQGLLFTGLVLVFMFVRPQGLIAAGEVWNAARKETKHVAGS
- the livH_40 gene encoding High-affinity branched-chain amino acid transport system permease protein LivH; this translates as MLSFDIIAQILWTSIATSSYFVLFALAFALVLKVNRVFNFAQAAMMIASFYAAYSAVALGGAPGWLGFVAALAASLAMALAIEVLGFRMLRRRRAAQMFIFIFTLIVSELVAYLAMLVFGTWPSTIFASLFWPVTLVGNVAVSAWDVPAVAVLAAAVAVLFGFLRFARTGQFMVAVADNPDLAELYGIAKERIYLATMMVAAVLVAIGMFLYGTRAQVQPTTAIDLMLFAIAATIIGGIGNLWGAAIAAMVLGIIQNASVLFIPSEWQGFLLYVFLFFAIVFLPNGIRLPARRRLVRKAAAPDLAPAGTKEA
- a CDS encoding MmgE/PrpD family protein, yielding MARDLAHERRSSAEAFRALAAWAAAAARRPLPELVRRRAALILADDLGAMVAAAGETQVAAAREIYARSSCGAEATVFAPGAPRLDRYAAACANGMAAAWCELDEGFRDAPCHAGAYALPALLAEAEVRDASVSAVLGALAAAYEMTARLAQAFPFPTMTVHPHAAFATVGAAAGTALMRGVDAGTLVDTVSAAASMTFAGPFGHATEGALVRNGWTSAGAWIGMRAADWAEIGIARLAETPHDVFVSVFGTGCRPEALTERLGERWAVAAGYHKIFACCQYAHSAIEATLALRGRLAAAGRRAEDLAEILVETHPRGLNLTTVEPRTTLAAKFSMPHAVASVALGVTGGQTAFADATLADPAIARLRRQVRLAPHPAIGEPPHDRPARVTWRFADGEAWTAECASARGGADQPFDEAVILDKLAENTREGLPHMAPTLARLVAGEAEASAGRWREMAAMMLRGDT